One Alnus glutinosa chromosome 3, dhAlnGlut1.1, whole genome shotgun sequence genomic region harbors:
- the LOC133864069 gene encoding probable 2-oxoglutarate-dependent dioxygenase AOP1: MGSESTLKLPVIDFSNLLLKPGTPEWDSLKAQVWQALVEYGCFEALFSKVPLELRNSVLGAIEELFDLPLQTKLQNVSKKPFHGYVGQYPMVPLYESLGIDDAHISDKVDSLTNIFWPQGNPRFSNAIQSYSEQLSELDQVVRRMVLESLGVEKYLDEHIGSTNYLLRVMKYKGPETTDTKLGLSAHTDKNIVTILCQNQVDGLEVKTKDGEWINVKPSPDTFIVMIGDSLLAWANGRLHSPYHRVMMTGNKARYSAGLFSIPRAGYVVKAPEELVDEEHPLLFKPFDHVQFLAFYYTEAGQRAESALTTYCGV, translated from the exons ATGGGTTCCGAATCCACTCTCAAACTTCCTGTGATTGATTTCTCCAACCTGCTTCTAAAACCTGGCACTCCCGAGTGGGACTCGTTGAAAGCCCAAGTCTGGCAAGCACTGGTGGAGTATGGTTGCTTCGAGGCTTTGTTCAGCAAAGTACCATTAGAGCTTCGAAATTCAGTGTTGGGTGCAATTGAAGAGCTTTTTGACCTCCCTTTACAAACAAAGCTACAGAACGTTTCTAAGAAACCCTTTCATGGCTATGTAGGGCAATACCCTATGGTCCCTCTCTATGAGAGCTTGGGCATTGATGATGCGCACATCTCTGACAAAGTTGATAGCCTCACAAACATCTTCTGGCCTCAAGGAAACCCAAGATTTTC CAATGCCATACAGTCATACTCGGAGCAACTTTCGGAATTGGACCAAGTAGTGAGGAGGATGGTTTTGGAGAGCTTGGGTGTGGAGAAATACTTAGATGAACATATCGGGTCAACCAACTATCTTCTTCGGGTCATGAAATATAAGGGGCCTGAAACGACGGATACCAAGCTTGGCCTAAGTGCGCACACAGATAAAAACATAGTTACCATTTTGTGCCAGAATCAAGTCGATGGGCTAGAGGTGAAGACTAAAGATGGTGAATGGATCAATGTCAAGCCCTCCCCAGACACTTTCATTGTCATGATTGGGGATTCTCTACTG GCATGGGCAAACGGTAGGCTGCACTCTCCATATCATCGGGTCATGATGACCGGAAACAAGGCAAGGTACTCTGCCGGATTGTTTTCAATCCCCAGGGCTGGCTACGTTGTAAAAGCCCCGGAGGAGCTAGTTGATGAGGAGCACCCTTTGCTCTTCAAGCCTTTTGACCATGTTCAGTTCCTCGCCTTCTACTACACTGAGGCCGGTCAAAGAGCCGAGTCTGCTTTAACAACTTATTGTGGTGTATGA